The following proteins are co-located in the Polymorphospora rubra genome:
- the eccD gene encoding type VII secretion integral membrane protein EccD, producing the protein MTATLNAELCRITVIGPVRRVDLAVPATTTVAALLPLLVEQITEPGHRTEPDAAEGAWVLQRLGQAPFELTGTPESLDWLEGEELHLRPAESPLPELDFDDLADGVAIVVNRRDDRWQPEHRRSLFLLLSVVGMGTVAAVLTAYGPVLPQVVAAGVIGLLFLATALVCGRRLDDGAFSLLFGGGAAGFAALAASSAVDGDPERIAVTGAAVLAAAVALLVVAALLLLAQRTIAAHLPVRPFLAIGMVGLFTTLALLLHAAGGMTGPRTAATAVALIFLMIVLAPRMAVKISRLRGPQLPRNSEDMSYDIEPAQPDQVGQRTDDADTYLAVAMIASAVVLPVLFHFTMQVTGWAGWTFVLVVASAILLRARTFLGLWQRIALVVAGTVGVVMVVMKLSDMVSPSGRWVLLGSLVALLVPLVLAALRPWPRRMLPFWEYSATFFDVTTGVAVLPILAQIIGFYAWARGLFG; encoded by the coding sequence GTGACTGCGACACTCAACGCCGAACTGTGCCGGATCACCGTGATCGGTCCGGTCCGCCGGGTCGACCTCGCGGTCCCGGCCACCACCACGGTGGCCGCCCTGCTGCCCCTGCTGGTGGAGCAGATCACGGAGCCCGGCCACCGTACCGAGCCGGACGCCGCCGAGGGGGCCTGGGTCCTGCAGCGTCTCGGCCAGGCACCCTTCGAGCTGACCGGTACGCCGGAGAGCCTCGACTGGCTGGAGGGCGAGGAACTCCACCTGCGCCCGGCCGAGAGTCCCCTGCCCGAACTCGACTTCGACGACCTCGCCGACGGGGTGGCGATCGTCGTCAACCGGCGCGACGACCGCTGGCAGCCCGAGCACCGCCGGAGCCTGTTCCTGCTGCTGTCGGTCGTCGGCATGGGGACGGTCGCCGCCGTGCTCACCGCGTACGGCCCGGTCCTGCCGCAGGTGGTGGCGGCCGGCGTGATCGGCCTGCTGTTCCTGGCCACGGCGCTGGTCTGCGGCCGGCGCCTGGACGACGGCGCGTTCTCGCTGCTCTTCGGCGGCGGCGCGGCGGGCTTCGCGGCGCTCGCCGCGTCGAGCGCGGTCGACGGCGACCCGGAGCGCATCGCGGTGACCGGCGCGGCCGTTCTCGCCGCCGCCGTCGCCCTCCTCGTCGTCGCCGCGCTCCTGCTGCTCGCCCAGCGCACCATCGCTGCGCACCTGCCGGTCCGGCCGTTCCTCGCGATCGGGATGGTGGGCCTGTTCACCACGCTGGCGCTGCTGTTGCACGCGGCCGGCGGGATGACCGGGCCACGGACCGCTGCCACGGCGGTCGCGCTGATCTTCCTCATGATCGTGCTGGCCCCCCGGATGGCGGTCAAGATCTCCCGACTGCGCGGGCCGCAGCTGCCGAGGAACAGCGAAGACATGTCGTACGACATCGAGCCGGCCCAACCCGACCAGGTCGGGCAGCGCACCGACGACGCGGACACCTACCTCGCCGTGGCGATGATCGCGTCGGCGGTGGTCCTGCCGGTGCTCTTCCACTTCACGATGCAGGTGACCGGCTGGGCGGGGTGGACCTTCGTGCTGGTGGTCGCAAGTGCAATCCTGTTGCGCGCGCGTACCTTCCTCGGGCTCTGGCAGCGGATCGCGCTCGTCGTCGCCGGTACGGTCGGCGTCGTCATGGTTGTCATGAAGCTCTCCGACATGGTGTCGCCGTCCGGCCGCTGGGTGCTGCTCGGCTCCCTCGTCGCGCTGCTGGTGCCGCTGGTGCTGGCGGCGCTGCGGCCCTGGCCCCGGCGGATGCTGCCGTTCTGGGAGTACTCGGCGACCTTCTTCGACGTCACCACCGGTGTCGCCGTGCTCCCGATCCTGGCACAGATCATCGGGTTCTACGCCTGGGCCCGTGGACTTTTCGGGTAG
- the eccCa gene encoding type VII secretion protein EccCa — protein MSTVTVKRPPRAAGPANPEGEVELQEPPLMAEEAPLDFRSFAMIVPMGLGMGAMMAMFGLYNRAPIMYVMGGAMAVGMLLMGVIQIGRTAAERKRQMRGERRDFLRYIAQLRRQARKAAEEQRQAVVWNNPQPEWLWSVAMSSRIWERRPSHDDFGRVRIGLGRQNAMLRFLPPQTKPIEDLEPLSSISLRRFSEAYRTVFGIPTSVGLRSFTSVEFEGAADQAIDLVRAMVAALVTLHAPDELRVAVLAPEVHRGEWDWIKWLPHNAHPTAFDAAGPVRLFAGTHDDLVDLLGPEIADRGDHDREARPSSTEPFVVIVAHLADLPDSSRLLGAGIRNVVLLDLSGQMPGGPRVLRLTLDGERVSFPAGESVGSARPDRLGVTECEALARIIAPKRTSGTLDVAEEPLESDFELTTLLGIRDARTFDVQASWRTRAPQRNRLTVPIGVTEGGEVIELDLKESAQGGMGPHGLLIGATGSGKSELLRTLVCALAATHSSEILNLVLVDFKGGATFIGMEKLPHTSAVITNLADELPLVDRMQDALNGEMTRRQEVLRASGYASLFDYEKARAAGAHLVPFPVLLIVVDEFSELLSSKGEFMDLFVSIGRLGRSLGVHLLLASQRLDEGRINRVEGHLSYRLALRTFSSMESRSVIGVGKAYELPPEPGNGYLKVDTTNLVRFKSAYVSGPYKGAGRIGGVEEEERRAAVEVVPFVTGQVDVRHDPGRVRVAGPVEETEEEPDAATGPSLAEVLLDRLAGSGPPARQVWLPPLSAAPSLDTLLPSVVPDPLRGMTVDDPNAQGRLRVPVGIVDRPAEQLRDLLTIDLSGADGHIGIAGAPQSGKSALLRSVILALAFTNTPREVQFYGLDFGGGGLASIAGLPHIGSIATRMERDRVVRTIEEVWQVMERREYEFANRGLDSVSAYLAARARGEIDDPYGHVFLVVDGWYTMKQDFADLETKFQELASRGLSFGVHVIVSATRWSEMRTWLRDLLGTRLELRLADSMESDVGSRKAATVPHQPGRGLTKGALHFLAALPRMDGSSSVDDLAEATKSTVEEVATFWTGPPAPGVRMLPTHLPVENLPAPKPTFKVCLGLDEQRLAPVWHDFLVTPHLMVLGDNETGKSNMLRLVLRAIQQHYTPEQAKVLLGDSRRDLDTAITADYQVGFGFTGDKLYELAGQTSVSMDRRLPGPDVSSERMRRRDWWEGPELFLIVDDYDLMTRSSGPGSALDPVLPLLAQGVYIGLHLVVARSTSGAMRAMMDPVLRRMWELGTPATLLSYPKEEGRFLGEAAPRRLPPGRAQLVTRRGVKLIQTGHVA, from the coding sequence ATGAGCACCGTCACCGTCAAACGGCCACCCCGTGCGGCCGGCCCCGCGAACCCGGAAGGGGAGGTCGAGCTGCAGGAGCCGCCGTTGATGGCGGAGGAGGCACCGCTCGACTTCCGGTCGTTCGCCATGATCGTGCCGATGGGTCTCGGCATGGGGGCCATGATGGCCATGTTCGGGCTCTACAACCGCGCACCGATCATGTACGTGATGGGCGGCGCGATGGCCGTCGGCATGCTGCTGATGGGTGTCATCCAGATCGGTCGGACCGCCGCCGAGCGCAAGCGTCAGATGCGTGGCGAACGCCGGGACTTCCTGCGCTACATCGCCCAGCTCCGCCGGCAGGCCCGCAAGGCGGCCGAGGAGCAGCGCCAGGCGGTCGTCTGGAACAACCCGCAGCCGGAGTGGCTGTGGTCGGTGGCGATGAGCAGCCGGATCTGGGAGCGACGGCCCAGCCACGACGATTTCGGCCGGGTCCGGATCGGGCTCGGCCGGCAGAACGCGATGCTGCGGTTCCTGCCCCCGCAGACCAAACCGATCGAGGACCTGGAGCCGCTCTCCTCGATCTCGCTGCGGCGCTTCTCCGAGGCGTACCGCACGGTCTTCGGCATCCCGACCTCGGTCGGCCTGCGCAGCTTCACCAGCGTCGAGTTCGAGGGGGCGGCCGACCAGGCGATCGACCTGGTCCGGGCCATGGTGGCCGCCCTGGTCACCCTGCACGCCCCCGACGAGCTGCGGGTGGCGGTGCTCGCGCCGGAGGTGCACCGGGGCGAGTGGGACTGGATCAAGTGGCTGCCGCACAACGCCCACCCGACCGCCTTCGACGCCGCCGGCCCGGTCCGCCTCTTCGCCGGTACCCACGACGACCTGGTCGACCTGCTCGGCCCGGAGATCGCCGACCGGGGCGACCACGACCGGGAGGCCCGCCCGTCTTCGACCGAGCCGTTCGTGGTGATCGTCGCGCACCTGGCCGACCTGCCGGACAGCTCGCGCCTGCTCGGCGCGGGTATCCGCAACGTGGTCCTGCTCGACCTGAGCGGCCAGATGCCCGGCGGACCCAGGGTGCTGCGGCTGACCCTGGACGGGGAGCGGGTGAGCTTCCCCGCCGGGGAGAGCGTCGGGTCCGCGCGGCCCGACCGGCTCGGCGTCACCGAGTGCGAGGCGCTGGCCCGGATCATCGCGCCGAAGCGGACCAGCGGCACCCTCGACGTGGCCGAGGAGCCGTTGGAGAGCGACTTCGAGCTGACCACCCTGCTCGGCATCCGGGACGCCCGCACCTTCGACGTCCAGGCGTCGTGGCGTACCCGCGCCCCGCAACGCAACCGGCTGACCGTACCGATCGGGGTCACCGAGGGCGGCGAGGTCATCGAGCTGGACCTCAAGGAGTCCGCGCAGGGCGGCATGGGACCGCACGGCCTGCTCATCGGCGCGACCGGCTCCGGCAAGAGCGAGCTGCTGCGTACCCTGGTCTGCGCGCTCGCCGCCACCCACTCCTCCGAGATCCTCAACCTGGTCCTGGTCGACTTCAAGGGCGGCGCGACCTTCATCGGCATGGAGAAGCTGCCGCACACCTCGGCGGTCATCACCAACCTCGCCGACGAACTGCCCCTGGTCGACCGGATGCAGGACGCGCTCAACGGCGAGATGACCCGACGCCAGGAGGTGCTGCGGGCCAGCGGCTACGCCTCGCTCTTCGACTACGAGAAGGCCCGGGCCGCCGGCGCCCACCTGGTGCCGTTCCCCGTCCTGCTGATCGTCGTCGACGAGTTCAGCGAGCTGCTCTCCAGCAAGGGCGAGTTCATGGACCTCTTCGTCTCCATCGGGCGGCTCGGCCGGTCGCTCGGCGTGCACCTGCTGCTCGCCTCGCAACGCCTCGACGAGGGACGGATCAACCGGGTCGAGGGCCACCTGTCGTACCGGCTGGCGCTGCGGACCTTCTCGTCGATGGAGTCCCGGTCGGTGATCGGCGTCGGCAAGGCGTACGAGCTGCCGCCCGAGCCCGGCAACGGGTACCTGAAGGTCGACACCACCAACCTGGTGCGGTTCAAGTCCGCGTACGTCTCCGGGCCGTACAAGGGTGCCGGGCGTATCGGCGGGGTCGAGGAGGAGGAGCGGCGGGCCGCCGTCGAGGTCGTCCCGTTCGTCACCGGTCAGGTCGACGTCCGACACGACCCCGGTCGGGTCCGCGTCGCCGGGCCGGTCGAGGAGACCGAGGAGGAGCCCGACGCCGCGACCGGTCCGAGCCTCGCCGAGGTGCTGCTCGACCGGCTCGCCGGCTCCGGTCCGCCGGCCCGCCAGGTGTGGCTGCCGCCGCTGTCCGCCGCACCCAGCCTGGACACGCTGCTGCCCAGCGTCGTCCCGGATCCGCTGCGCGGGATGACGGTCGACGACCCGAACGCGCAGGGGCGGCTGCGGGTCCCGGTGGGGATCGTCGACCGGCCCGCCGAGCAGCTCCGCGACCTGCTCACCATCGACCTCAGCGGTGCGGACGGGCACATCGGCATCGCCGGTGCGCCACAGAGCGGCAAGTCCGCCCTGCTGCGCAGTGTGATCCTCGCGCTGGCCTTCACCAACACCCCGCGCGAGGTGCAGTTCTACGGGCTCGACTTCGGCGGCGGCGGTCTTGCCTCCATCGCCGGACTGCCGCACATCGGCTCCATCGCCACCCGGATGGAACGGGACCGGGTGGTCCGGACCATCGAGGAGGTCTGGCAGGTCATGGAGCGGCGCGAGTACGAGTTCGCCAACCGTGGCCTCGACTCGGTGAGCGCCTACCTGGCCGCCCGCGCCCGCGGCGAGATCGACGACCCGTACGGACACGTCTTCCTGGTCGTCGACGGCTGGTACACGATGAAGCAGGACTTCGCCGACCTGGAGACGAAGTTCCAGGAGTTGGCCTCGCGGGGGTTGTCCTTCGGCGTCCACGTGATCGTCTCCGCCACCCGGTGGTCGGAGATGCGGACCTGGCTGCGGGACCTGCTCGGCACCCGGCTGGAGCTGCGCCTCGCCGACTCCATGGAGTCCGACGTCGGCTCCCGCAAGGCGGCGACCGTGCCGCACCAACCGGGCCGGGGCCTGACCAAGGGCGCGTTGCACTTCCTCGCCGCGCTGCCCCGGATGGACGGCAGTTCGAGTGTCGACGACCTCGCCGAGGCGACGAAGTCGACCGTCGAGGAGGTCGCCACCTTCTGGACCGGACCGCCCGCGCCGGGCGTACGGATGCTCCCCACCCACCTCCCGGTGGAGAACCTGCCGGCGCCGAAGCCGACCTTCAAGGTCTGCCTCGGGCTGGACGAGCAGCGTCTCGCCCCGGTCTGGCACGACTTCCTGGTCACCCCGCACCTGATGGTCCTCGGGGACAACGAGACCGGCAAGTCGAACATGCTCCGGCTGGTGCTGCGCGCCATCCAACAGCACTACACCCCGGAGCAGGCCAAGGTGCTCCTCGGTGACTCGCGCCGGGACCTGGACACCGCGATCACCGCCGACTACCAGGTCGGTTTCGGCTTCACCGGCGACAAGCTCTACGAACTGGCCGGGCAGACCTCGGTCTCGATGGACCGTCGGCTCCCCGGCCCGGACGTCTCCTCGGAGCGGATGCGCCGCCGGGACTGGTGGGAGGGCCCGGAGCTCTTCCTGATCGTCGACGACTACGACCTGATGACCCGGTCCTCGGGGCCGGGTTCGGCGCTCGACCCGGTGCTGCCGCTGCTGGCGCAGGGCGTCTACATCGGACTGCACCTGGTGGTCGCCCGCAGCACCTCGGGCGCGATGCGGGCCATGATGGACCCGGTTCTGCGCCGGATGTGGGAGCTGGGCACCCCGGCCACCCTGCTGTCGTATCCGAAGGAAGAGGGCAGGTTCCTCGGCGAGGCGGCCCCGCGCCGGCTGCCGCCCGGACGCGCCCAGTTGGTCACCCGTCGTGGCGTCAAGCTGATCCAGACCGGACACGTCGCATGA
- a CDS encoding WXG100 family type VII secretion target encodes MTMPVVQTTDPGMQAAATEFAAKTQEFTGHLRSVNSEMATLQASWRGDASNSFNQAMDNWERSFQNIINQLINMMDVMGVTTTGYRAAEDEASQTARNFGAALPGI; translated from the coding sequence GTGACCATGCCCGTGGTGCAGACCACCGACCCCGGTATGCAGGCGGCGGCCACCGAGTTCGCCGCCAAGACCCAGGAGTTCACCGGTCACCTGCGCAGCGTCAACAGTGAGATGGCCACGCTGCAGGCGAGCTGGCGGGGCGACGCCTCCAACAGCTTCAACCAGGCGATGGACAACTGGGAGCGGTCCTTCCAGAACATCATCAACCAGCTGATCAACATGATGGACGTCATGGGCGTCACGACCACCGGCTACCGGGCCGCCGAGGACGAGGCCTCGCAGACCGCCAGGAACTTCGGGGCGGCGCTGCCCGGCATCTGA
- a CDS encoding WXG100 family type VII secretion target, whose amino-acid sequence MSNFRFDFNQADATLYDMNQINGRIVSALAEMERNVERSLQEWTGDAQSSYYVAKAEWNRSAQDMSVHLEQARRTLLAISDNYGSTESRHTKIWNDVRGG is encoded by the coding sequence GTGTCCAACTTCCGTTTCGACTTCAACCAGGCCGACGCCACCCTCTACGACATGAACCAGATCAACGGGCGCATCGTGAGTGCCCTGGCCGAGATGGAGCGCAACGTCGAGCGGAGCCTCCAGGAATGGACCGGTGACGCGCAGAGCAGCTATTACGTGGCCAAGGCCGAATGGAACAGGTCTGCGCAGGACATGAGCGTCCACCTGGAGCAGGCGCGTCGGACGCTGCTGGCGATCTCGGACAACTACGGGTCGACCGAGTCGCGGCACACCAAGATCTGGAACGACGTCCGCGGCGGCTGA